In the Puntigrus tetrazona isolate hp1 chromosome 19, ASM1883169v1, whole genome shotgun sequence genome, CTgaacatctatctatccatccatctatctatctatctatctatatgttaATGTCTGTTTATCGTTAAAACATAACGCctttaaaactgatttgaaCTCTCAGGCTGTtgaattattgttaaaattactTTAAGTGTAATGCATCATATAACTCCTTCCCTATTCCCtgatttttaaagcatgaaCTTATCTTTTGCAGAACAGCACCAGGTGGGTTGCAGGGAGCTGAGGTCCACCAAATACATATCCGATGGCCAGTGCACCAGCCTGAATCCTGTAAAGGAGTTAGTGTGCGCTGGAGAATGCCTACCCACCCACCTGCTGCCCAACTGGATCGGTGGAGGTCATTACTGGAGCAGACGGGACGCCCAGGAGTGGCGCTGCGTCACCGAGCGCACCCGCATCCAGCGCATCAAGCTCCAGTGCCAGGACGGCAGCACACGCACCTACAAGATCACCGCCGTCACATCCTGCACCTGCAAGAGATACACACGCCAGAACAACGAGTCCTCGCACGCACCCCAGAGTCCCTCAAAGGACCATCCGCCGCAGAACcc is a window encoding:
- the sostdc1b gene encoding sclerostin domain-containing protein 1b, producing the protein MPLNTCEYQLLFLLCFLIKSCHAFKNDATEEFYGHVVASSHQTPNNASLNRARNGGRRTESRDQTEQHQVGCRELRSTKYISDGQCTSLNPVKELVCAGECLPTHLLPNWIGGGHYWSRRDAQEWRCVTERTRIQRIKLQCQDGSTRTYKITAVTSCTCKRYTRQNNESSHAPQSPSKDHPPQNPKKKKSKNKNSKLNAKNE